The genomic region AACGGGGGCAGGCTCACCGCTCACCCGAGGCGGCAGCACGCCAGCCGGGAACTGAAGAAGAGGACCGCGTCAGGCCGTGATGTTGAGGCTCGCCAGCCGGGAGGCGTCGCGGACGGCGACCGGCCGCGCGGCAGCGTGCCGCTCCGCGACCGCGGTGATGTACGCATCCCGACGACGCGCCACACACCCACCCGGCTTCGCCACCGGCGCCAGCTGCTCAGGATCCAACGCCGCATTCAACGCATCACGCAGCATCACCATCGCCTCGGCCCGGATCTGGGAGACCCGCGACTCACTGACCCCCAGCTCCTCAGCGATCTCCGCCATCGGCTGCTCCGCCAGGAAGTACCCCTCGACCACCGCCCGCTGCCGCGCCGGCAGCTCCGCGATCGCCTCACCCAGATACTGCAACCGCTCCCGGTGCAACACCAACGCCTCCGGCGTCGGACCCGCCGAGACCAACGACTCCGCCAGCGACCCCGCCGCACCCTCCGGCCCCTCGACCGTGGCCTGCAACGACAACACACTCGCCCGCGTCAGATCCTCGTCCGAGGCCGTGACCTCCTCGGCCTCGATCCCCAACGCCGCCGCGACCGCCGCATTGTCCGGCAGCTGCCCGATCGTCACCGCCAACCGGTTCCGGGCCTCCTCGACCTCACGACCACGACGCCGCACCGACCGCGAGGCCCAGTCCACCGACCGCAGCTCATCCATGATCGCGCCCCGGATCCGGGTGCTCGCATACCGCGCGAACGGCACCCCCCGCTCCGCCTCGAACGCCCGCGCCGCCAACACCAGCGCCGCCAACCCCGCCGAACGCAGATCATCACGATCCACATGCGAGGGAACCCGACTCATCGTCTCGCGGACCAGATGAGCCACCAGCGGGACATGGTCGACCGCCAACCGGTCGGCAGCAGCCGACCCAGACGTAGAGCCGGGGACAGAACCAGGGGGAACCGAGGCCGCGGGGGACGGCAGGGGCGCGATGGGGGGGATCACGAGATCATTCCCGCACGCGGGAGGGCGCCAGCGGAAGGGATTCCTAAAGACCCCTCCTACAAATGGCCGAACCGGACTACCTGGGCCAGGCCGCCGTAGTCCGTTCGGGTGGTGCCAACCGTCGTCCGGGCCAGGCAGAAGGTCCTGGTTGACTAGTTGCGGGCCCGCGGGCCCGAATTGGGAAAAGATCCTCAGGACGTCCGGTCCGGTGCCGATCTTCCTCGACGTCACCGGTCAGGGTGGCCGCCGCTCCCGGCCGGGGACGGTGAACAGCGTGGGTAGGGCTCATGGAGAAGTTGTCAGTCATCCTGTGGCGCGAGCGAGAGCTCCTCGACGACCTGCTGTTCCACCTGGAGGTGGAGCAGCTGGTGCTGGCCAGCGGGCGCTCCAAGTGGCTGCTGAAGGCCGCGAAGGACGTCGAGGCGGTCCTGGACGACATGCGCAGGACCGAGGTCCTGCGCTCCGTCGCCGCCGACGAGGCCGCCGCCCTGGTGGGCCTCAAGCCGAACCCGTCCCTCCAGCAGCTGGTCGACGCCGCGGAGGAGCCCTGGCGCTCGATCCTGGAGGACCACCGCGAGTCGCTGACAGCGACCACCCGCGAGGTCGTCGCGCTCGCCGACGCCAACCGCGACCTGATCACCAACGGCTACCGCTCCGCCCGCGAGACCCTGATGACGCTCGGCGGCACCACGACGACGTACGGCGCCGACGGCACAGCGGTCACCGAGGCCGACCTCCCGCCCTCCCGGATCGACAGGACCCTGTGATGACCGGCACCTTCGCCTCCTTCAACACCGCCCTGAGCGCGCTGCGCTACCAGCAGATCGCCATGGACGTCGCGAGCAACAACGTCGCGAACGCCACCACCGAGGGCTTCGTGCGCCGCCGCGCCGAGGCGGTCACGGTGGGCGCCCCGACCCAGACCAGCATGTGGTCGCGCTCCAGCAGCTCCGGCGACGGTGTCGGCCTCGGCAGCCTGCAGCGGATCGTGGACCCGTTCCTGGACCTGCGCTCGCGCCGCGAGCACGGCAAGCAGGCCTTCCTCGACACCCGGGTCACGGTCCTCTCCCGGGTCGAGAGCGGCGTCGGCGAGCCCGGCAAGTCCGGCGTCTCGGCCGCCATGGACAGCTTCTCCGCCGCCTGGGACGACCTCGGCAACCACCCGGACACCGCCGCCTCCCGCAGCCAGGTCATCGCCACCGGGGTGGCCGTCGCCGACGCGCTCCGGGCGCAGTCGAGCAACCTCACCTCCGAGCTGTCCGACCAGCGCAACCACCTGATGAACCTCGCGGACGAGGTCAGCGCGACCGCCGCCGACCTGGCCGCGATCAACCGGAACCTCGCCGCCGCCCAGTTCGAGGGCACCGGCACCAACGACCTGCTCGACCAGCGCGACCTGCTCACGCTGCGGCTCTCGGAGCTGACCGGTGCCGTCGGCACCGAGCGCCCCGACGGCGGCATGGACGTGACCGTCAACGGCGTCAGCCTGGTCTCGGGCAGCACCGCCGGACAGGTGACCGTCATCTCCGGCGTGGCCCCCGACGGCTCCTCCGACGGCGCGCCGCTCTCGCTGGGCATCACGGTCGGCGCCACCACCACGCCGCTGGCCAACGCCGCCTGGGGCGGGCAGATCGGCGCCGTCGCGGAGCTGGTGACCATCACGCTGCCCGACTACCTCGCCGGCCTCGACGCCGTGGCCAAGACCGTCGCGGACTCGGTCAACTCCCTGCACACCGGCGGGTACGACGCCGACGGCAACCCCGGCGTCGCCTTCTTCACCTACGACCCGGCAGCGGGCGCCGCGGCCAGCCTGCGCGTCGCGCTGACCGACCCCGACCAGGTCGCGGCCTCGTCGCTGCCCGGTGGGGTGCTGGACGGCGGAAACGCCGACGCGCTCGCCGAGGCCGACGGCGCTGCCTCGGCGTACCAGCGCCTGGTCAACGGGCTGGGCAGCACCGTGCAGTCCGCGACCCGGCTCGCCCAGACCCAGCAGCTGCTCACCACGCAGGTGGACAGCTCCCGCGAGCAGCTGACCGGCGTGAACCTCGACGAGGAGACGATCAACCTGCTGGTCGCTCAGCGCTCCTACGAGGCGGCCTCGAAGGTGATGTCGGTCCTCGACTCCGTGCTCGACACGCTCATCAACCGCACAGGGGTGACCCGCTGATGGCAACGTTCCGCGTGACTCAGAGCATGATCAGCCACCGCTCGCTGGACTCCCTGCAGCTCGGCCTGGGCCGGCTGGCCAAGGTCCAGGAGCAGCTGTCGACCGGACGGGTGCTGAACCGGCCCTCGGACTCCCCCACCGACACCACCTCGGCGATGCGGATCCGCTCGGCCTACACCCGGACCGAGCAGTACATCCGCAACGCCGACGACGCCGTCGGTCGCCTGGGCCTGGCCGACACCACCCTGGGCACCATGGGCGACCAGGTCCGCCGGGTCCGCGAGCTGGTGCAGCAGAGCCGTAGCGGCGCCAGCTCGACGGTCTCCCGCGAGGCGCTGGCCACCGAGATCGAGCAGCTGCACGGCAGCCTGCTCGCCGACGCCAACACCAAGTACCTCGACCGGCCGATCTTCGGCGGCATCACCGCGGGCACCGACGCCTACGACGACACGGGCACCTTCATCGGGGTGGCCGGGACCATCGGCCGCAAGGTCGGCTCCGACGTCACCGTCCGCGTCGACCTCGATCCCACCGAGTTCCTCGGCTCGGGCCCGACCTCGGTCTTCGCGGCCGTCGAGAACGCCGCGCTCGCGCTGCGCTCCGGCGACGAGGCCGGCATCAACACGGCCCTCGACCAGCTCAGCGGCTTCATGAACGACATCAACGCGGCCCGGGCGACCGTCGGAGCCCGCCAAGCCCAGGTGGAGCGGTCCCAGGCCGCAGCTGAGGACGCGAAGGTGGACCTGACCTCCCGACTGACCGACCTCGAGAACGTCGACGTCGCCGCCGCCTCGATCGACCTCAAGCTGCAGGAGATGGCCTACCAGGCCGCACTCGCCGCCACCGCGCGCGTGGTGCAGCCCAGCCTGCTGGACTTCCTGCGATGAGCACGTGGGAGGCTGCGACCATGCCCGACACCACCGTCGTCGACGCGCCGGTCATCGATCTCGTGCACCCGCTGCCGGGCTTCCCCGACCAGCGCCGGTTCCGCCTCCTGCGCCTCGACGACGAGGGCACGCTGTGCGCCCTGCGGTCGCTGTCCGACCCCGAGCTGCGGTTCCTCGTGGTGCCTCCGGCGCCGTTCTACCCCGACTACGCGCCGGTGATCGACGACGCCACCGTGAGCGACCTGGCGATCGCCTCCGCCGAGGAGGTGCAGCTGCTGCTGATCCTCACCCCCGGCGACACGCTCGCGGACACCACCGCGAACCTCCGGGCCCCCGTCGTGCTGAACACGACGACGCGCCGGGCCGCCCAGGTGATCCTCGAGGACGCCGACCTCTCGGTCAGCACCCCCCTGCTCGGCTGACCGACTCGCCGCTCCCGCGCCTGCGACGGCCCGGTCCGGCGGCACCGGTGCCCGGCGCCGGGTAGGCTGCACGACGTGCTGGTTCTGAGCCGCCGCATCGGCGAGAGCGTGGTGATCGGTGACAACGTCACCGTCACGATCCTCGACGTCCGCGGTGACGTCGTACGCGTGGGGATCGACGCCCCCCGTTCGGTCGCGGTCAACCGTGCCGAGCTGCTCGCCGAGCTCGAGTCCAGCAACCGGGCCGCCGCGTCCGCGAGCGAGCAGACCGTCTCGGCCCTCGCCGAGCAGCTGCGCCAGCGTCGCGACTGACTGCCCGACCCGCCTCAGGCGACCCGGACGGTCTGCCGCGGCCGGTAGATCGACGAACGCCCCGCCGGCACCCGCTCCCAGGCGTCGTCGACCCCCATCGTCATCTCGGCAGCCCCGAGGAACAGGTAGCCGTCCGGGGCCAGCACCTGGCTGACCCGCCGCAGGATGTCGCGCTTGGTCGCCACGTCGAAGTAGATGAGCACGTTGCGCAGGAACACCACGTCGAAGCGGCCCAGCGGCGGGAACGGCCGCACCAGGTTCAGGCTGCGGAAGCTGACCCGCTCCTGGAGCTGCGGATGGATCCGCCAGCTCAGCCCGGCCCGCTCGAAGTGCCGCACCAGGGTCGTGGCGGGCAGCCCGCGGTTGACCTCGAGCTGGGAGTACTCCCCGAGCCGGGCCCTGGCCACCATCTCCTCGGACAGGTCGCTGGCGACGATCTCGACCCGGCGACCGGCGAGCACCGGCAGGTCCTCGGCGACCATCGAGATGCTGTACGGCTCCTGACCGCTCGAGCACGCCCCGGACC from Nocardioides pantholopis harbors:
- a CDS encoding sigma-70 family RNA polymerase sigma factor produces the protein MIPPIAPLPSPAASVPPGSVPGSTSGSAAADRLAVDHVPLVAHLVRETMSRVPSHVDRDDLRSAGLAALVLAARAFEAERGVPFARYASTRIRGAIMDELRSVDWASRSVRRRGREVEEARNRLAVTIGQLPDNAAVAAALGIEAEEVTASDEDLTRASVLSLQATVEGPEGAAGSLAESLVSAGPTPEALVLHRERLQYLGEAIAELPARQRAVVEGYFLAEQPMAEIAEELGVSESRVSQIRAEAMVMLRDALNAALDPEQLAPVAKPGGCVARRRDAYITAVAERHAAARPVAVRDASRLASLNITA
- a CDS encoding flagellar protein FlgN translates to MEKLSVILWRERELLDDLLFHLEVEQLVLASGRSKWLLKAAKDVEAVLDDMRRTEVLRSVAADEAAALVGLKPNPSLQQLVDAAEEPWRSILEDHRESLTATTREVVALADANRDLITNGYRSARETLMTLGGTTTTYGADGTAVTEADLPPSRIDRTL
- the flgK gene encoding flagellar hook-associated protein FlgK, which produces MTGTFASFNTALSALRYQQIAMDVASNNVANATTEGFVRRRAEAVTVGAPTQTSMWSRSSSSGDGVGLGSLQRIVDPFLDLRSRREHGKQAFLDTRVTVLSRVESGVGEPGKSGVSAAMDSFSAAWDDLGNHPDTAASRSQVIATGVAVADALRAQSSNLTSELSDQRNHLMNLADEVSATAADLAAINRNLAAAQFEGTGTNDLLDQRDLLTLRLSELTGAVGTERPDGGMDVTVNGVSLVSGSTAGQVTVISGVAPDGSSDGAPLSLGITVGATTTPLANAAWGGQIGAVAELVTITLPDYLAGLDAVAKTVADSVNSLHTGGYDADGNPGVAFFTYDPAAGAAASLRVALTDPDQVAASSLPGGVLDGGNADALAEADGAASAYQRLVNGLGSTVQSATRLAQTQQLLTTQVDSSREQLTGVNLDEETINLLVAQRSYEAASKVMSVLDSVLDTLINRTGVTR
- a CDS encoding flagellin N-terminal helical domain-containing protein; this encodes MTQSMISHRSLDSLQLGLGRLAKVQEQLSTGRVLNRPSDSPTDTTSAMRIRSAYTRTEQYIRNADDAVGRLGLADTTLGTMGDQVRRVRELVQQSRSGASSTVSREALATEIEQLHGSLLADANTKYLDRPIFGGITAGTDAYDDTGTFIGVAGTIGRKVGSDVTVRVDLDPTEFLGSGPTSVFAAVENAALALRSGDEAGINTALDQLSGFMNDINAARATVGARQAQVERSQAAAEDAKVDLTSRLTDLENVDVAAASIDLKLQEMAYQAALAATARVVQPSLLDFLR
- the fliW gene encoding flagellar assembly protein FliW is translated as MPDTTVVDAPVIDLVHPLPGFPDQRRFRLLRLDDEGTLCALRSLSDPELRFLVVPPAPFYPDYAPVIDDATVSDLAIASAEEVQLLLILTPGDTLADTTANLRAPVVLNTTTRRAAQVILEDADLSVSTPLLG
- the csrA gene encoding carbon storage regulator CsrA; the encoded protein is MLVLSRRIGESVVIGDNVTVTILDVRGDVVRVGIDAPRSVAVNRAELLAELESSNRAAASASEQTVSALAEQLRQRRD
- a CDS encoding CheR family methyltransferase, whose amino-acid sequence is MSISARTFAFVAGVVHAESAIVLPAGKEYLVESRLLALARAAGHHEVDAYVADLERRPHPAAIRAVVEALTTNETSWFRDGEPFRTLEDLVLPQLAAKRTGPIRIWSGACSSGQEPYSISMVAEDLPVLAGRRVEIVASDLSEEMVARARLGEYSQLEVNRGLPATTLVRHFERAGLSWRIHPQLQERVSFRSLNLVRPFPPLGRFDVVFLRNVLIYFDVATKRDILRRVSQVLAPDGYLFLGAAEMTMGVDDAWERVPAGRSSIYRPRQTVRVA